CGAGGCCCAGCACCTCCCCGGTGCGGCCGACCGACTGGCCGAGCTCAATCGTGGTGCCGCCGCAGCCGCAGCCGATATCGATCACCCGCTCGCCCGGCCGCACGGCGGCGCGCTCGAAGATCGCCATGCCGACGGGCCCGAGCACGATATCCCACATCTCCTGCAGCTTGATCCAATGGCGGCCGCCCGGTCCGTTCCAGAACTCGACCTGCTCGGCGTTGCGCGCGTCGGCTTCCATGGCCGTCTCCCTGTCGCTCGCCGTCCGATAGGACGGCGGGTTCATGCTCAGACGTCGAGTTCCTTATAGTGCCGGAAAATGCCTTCCTCGTTGAAGGGCGGCCGCCGGTTCGAGGCGAGGTAGGCCGCGATCCGGGGACGCGCGGCGATCCGGTCATGGAGCTCGACCACGCGGCTGCATTTGCGCTCGATCCGCGTCATGGCGCGCGGGAAAGCGTAGCGCAGCCCCTCGATCATCTGGAATAGCGACAGATCGGCGTAGGTCAGTTGCGGGCCTGCGATGTAGCTCGCCCCCTTCTTGCCGCGGGCCAGCATCTTGTCGAAATAGCCGAGATATTTGGGCGCGCGGGTCCGGACGAAATCATGGGCGCGCCGCCGCGCCTCCAGGCGCTGGTCCTCGTAATAGAGATTGGTGGAGATCGGATGATGCGTGTCGTGAACTTCCTGCACGAGATCGGCGATGGTGAGCTGCAGCTGATGGGTCCAGAGCCGGCCGGTTTCCGTTTCCGGCGCCAGCCCGTGCCGCCCGCCCAGATAGAAAAGGATGTTCGCCGTCTGGCCGATCACCAGCCGGCCAGCCTTCAGGAAGGGCGGCGCGAAGGGCTGATGCTCGATGGCGCGGCCTTCGAGGAATCGCAGCAGGGCCGGCACGCCGCCGCGGGCACCCGACTGGCTGACGACATCGACATAATCGGCGGCTGCTTCCTCGAGAGCGAGCCGGACGAACTCGCCGCGGCCCTGGATCGACGGCCAGTAATAGAGCTCGTAACGCATCTCATTTGTCTCCGCCTTGCATGAACGCGGCGAAGGCGTCCTTGTAGTCGGCATGCCAGCGCGACAGGGCCGGGCGGTTCTTGATGATGTCTTCGGCCGCCCATTGGATGCGCTTGTTGTCGGTGGCGCGGCTGACATCGTTGTCGGGGCAGAGGATGTAGAAATCGCCCCTCGCCAGGCCCTGCAACAGAAAGTCGACCACCTGGCCGGCGGTCCAGGCGGCGGGCGGCTTCTCGGCGGCGCCCGTCATGCCGGTGAAGGTGAAGCCGGGGATCAGCAGATGCGCGGTGACCTGACAGCCTTCGGTGTTGCGGAGTTCATGCGCAAGGCCCTCGGTCAGCACCTTGATGCCGGCCTTGGACACGTTATAGGCGGTGTCGCCGGGCGGCGTGGTGATGCCTTGCTTGGAACCGGTATTGACGATGGCGGCCGGCTTGCCTTGCGCGATCATGGCGGGCGCGAAGGTCTGGACGCCGTTGATGACACCCCAGAGATTGACGTCGAGCACCCGGCGCCACCGGTCGTAATTCTTCCAAGGGCCGCCACCGTTGCCGATGCCGGCATTGTTCATCAGGACCGCCACCCCGCCAAATTCGCGGAAAGCCGTGTCCTTCAGGCGCTGCACCTCCTCGAGCTTGCTGACATCGGTCGGGATCGCGCGCAGATCCGCCTTGCCGCCGGGGGCGAGCGCCGCGACCTCGGCCGCCGCCCGGTCGAGGCGCTCGCCACCGAGATCGGCGAGACAGACCTTCATGCCGAGCGAGGCGAAGCGCTTGGCCGCCGCCAGCCCGATGCCGCTGGCGGCCCCCGTGATGACGGCGGTGGCGCCAGGACGAAGCGCGGGATGATCTTGCATGACGATTTCCTCTTCGAGACCGAACTCAGGGGAACATTCGCGCCCTATCTGGGATTGGGCGGTGCATCTTCGGCCGGCCTGTGCGACGGACACTCGCTCTGGCAAGCTCTCAATGGCGATGGCTTTGCCGAGCCGACGAAACTCAGGTCATGTTGCTAGAAACTGATCACACGCGTGTCGGACTGCTTGGCTGCAGCATGAAATTCGTTCATGCCGCCGAGTTTGACCCGTTTATCGAGAGAAGCCCCGGGCAGACCACGGGCTTCGACACAGGGGCGGCAGGCCCATAAGGTGACCTTCGGGTTTGCCGCTACCTCTTCGTAGCGGTTTGGCGGACCGACCGGTATCAGCTTGGCGCCAGCGCCTTCGACGGCCATGAAAACGGAATCGTGAAACAACATCAGGGTGACGCTGTCGCCAGCTTGGATGGCCGAGGCAGCGAACAGAAAGGGCAGCATCGCACGGGTGGGGTCCGTCGGCCCCCAAGTTCCGGAAAGGACAAAGTGCATGACATACCTCGCACATTAATCGGATGGGGAATGGGCGAAGAAAGTTTGCCACAACCGACCCGCATGCAGCGTCAGATTCTCCGGCAGCTCCTTACTTTGGGCGGCGCCTTACGTCGTGCGCAGATACCACTGGTAATCGAGCTCGGTCACCTCGGCCATGAAGCGGTCGAGCTCGGCCTTCTTGATGGCGAGGAACACGTCGAAGAAACCCTTGCCGAGATATTCCTTCAGGAACTCGGAGTTTTCGGCGGCCTCGATCGCTTCCGACCAATGCTGCGGCAGGGCGCCGAGCTTGGCCTGCTCGTAGCCGTTGCCGGTGATGGGCGGACCCGGATCGATCTTGCGCTCGATGCCGTAATGGGCGCCGGCGAGCGCCATCGCCACCGCGAGATAAGGATTGGCGTCGGCGCCCGAGGGGCGATGCTCGATATGGCGCGACGAGGGCGGGCCCGCAGGGATCCGCAAACCCACCGACCGGTTGTTGATGCCCCAGGTCGGCGCCACCGGCGCGTAGGAGGTACGCCGGAAGCGGCGATAGCTGTTGGCGTTGGGCGCATAGATCAGCATCGATTCGGCCATGGTCGCGGCCATGCCACCGATGGTATGGCGCAGCATCAGGCTGCCTTCCGGCTTGTCGCCGTCGGCGAAGAGATTGTTGCCGTCCTTGTCGGCGATGCTGAGATGGATATGCATGCCCGAGCCGGCGCGGCCCGCGAAGGGCTTCGCCATGAAGCAGGCCTGCATGCCGTGCTTGGCGGCGACGCCGCGGATGAGCCGCTTGAACATCAGCCCCTCGTCGACCGCCCGCATGGCGTCGGCGCGGTGGAGCAGGGTGATCTCCCACTGGCCCGGCGAATATTCATGGATCACCGTCTGGGCCGGGAGGCCTTGTGCCTTGGCGCAAGAGTGAATCTCGGCGAAGACGGGCCACATCTCGCCCAGGAGATTGACGTCATAGACTTCGATATGGCGCGCGCGATGACCGCCCGGCGTGGGGGCGGGCCGCGGTTTGCCGTCGGGGCCGGGCTTGGTGTCGAGCAGGTAGAATTCGAGCTCGACCGCCATGACGGGCGTCAGACCCTGGTCGGTGAAGCGCTTGACCACGCGCGCCAGCGCGTGGCGCGGATCGGCGTGATAGGGCCGCCCATCCAGCTCATGCATGGCGAGCAGCACCTGGGCCGTCGGTTCCTCGCGCCAGAGGGCAGGCGCCAGCGTTCCGGCCACCGGATGGCAGAGCCGGTCGGCATCGCCATCGGCCCAGACCAGGTTGGTCTCTTCGACATCTTCGCCCGTGATGTCGAGGCTGAGGATCGAGCCCGGCATGTAGCGGCCATGGCGATAGATCGCCATCAGCTCCTCGCGGCGGATGTTCTTGCCGCGCATGACTCCGCCCGGATCGGTCAGGATCAGGTCGACGCCGGCGATTTCGGGATGCGCCGCCAGGAAACGTTCGGCTTCCTCGGGCGAGGCGCCGATATTGGAATGGGGGGCAAGGCCCTTGGGGTTCATGGCGGGCTCAATTCTTCTTCAGTTCGTCGACGCAGCTGCCGAGTGCCGTGACCAGCTTCTCGACGTCGGCCTTGGTGGTCGCCGGGCAGCAGAGCGTCATGTTGTGGAAGGGCGCGATCATCACGCCGCGATTGAGGAGATAGAGATGGACAGCCTTCTCGAGCGGCTCGATCAGCGCCGCGGCGGCTTCGGTGCCGTTCTTCGGCGGCTTGGCCGCGAACACGATCTCGGCGCGCGCGCCGACCCGTGCCACATGCCAGGGCAGCGCACGCGACTTGATGATCTTCTCGACGCCATCGGCCAGCGACTTCGACATCGCTTCCATGAGGCTGTAGTTATGCGGCGTCATGACATGCTCGAGCACGACCCGCATCAGTCGCAGCGAGAGAGCATTGGCCGAGAGCGTGGTGCCGATGCCGCTATGCCCGTGCGGCGCGGCATGCTGGGCCTTGCGGATGCGATGAGCGACGTCCGCGGTGTAGCCGTAGACCGCGCTGGGAATGCCGCCCGAGATCGGCTTGCCGAGCGTCAGGAAATCCGGATCGAGCCCATAGGCGCGGGTATAGCCGCCGGGGCCGGTCGAGATGCAATGGGTCTCGTCGATCACCAGGAGCGTGCCGTGGCGGCGCGTCAGCTCGCGCAGCTGCTCGTGGAAGCCCGGATCCGGCAGCACCATGCCGATATTGGTCATGGCCGGCTCGCAGATCACGGCCGCGATATCGCCTTCCATCAATTTCGATTCGAGCGCCGCGATGTCGTTGAACTCGACCACGGTCGCGACCGCGGTCAGATCCTGAACCTGGCCGATCAGGCCGGGGCGCGGCACCTCGTGATTGCCCTTGAGGCGCAGAAAGGTGTCGTCGACGGTGCCGTGATAGCACCCGTTGAAGACCAGGATCTTGGGCCGGCCGGTGATGCCGCGCGCGAGACGCAGCACGAAGCGGTTGGCGTCGGTCGCCGTGGTCGCCATCTGCCAGTAGGGCAGGCCGAAGCGATGCGACAACAGCTCGCCCACGGCGATCGCATCCTCCGTCGGCAGCATGTAGGTCAGGCCTTTGTCGGCATGCTCGCGCAAGGCCTCGACCACGGGGGCCGGCGAATGGCCGAACATGGAGCCCGTGTCACCCAGGCAGAAATCCGAATAGGCGTTGCCATCGACATCCCAGATCTGCGCGCCCGAGGCGCGCTTGGCGAAGATCGGGTAGGGCGTCGACCAGTCGGTCATCCAGCTCATCGGCACGCCGCCCGGAAAATGCGCATGCGCTTCCTGGGCGAGCTTGTGCGACTTCGGATGGCTCTGGGCGAAATGGGCCCGCTCGCGCTCCGTCATCGTGCTGACGGCCAAAGCGGCGATACCGGCCATGCGGTCGGTCATGACGACAGGCTCCTTGGGCTGGCAAGACCGGGGCGGGACGGAAGGACGTGCCCCAGGCGCTGAAGAGCCATAAGCGAGGCTTGCGCCGCCTTCAACCCCCCGTCCGGGTGGGGCGCCGGCCCCGATCAGGCCGGCCGCGGATAAAGCACTGGAAATTCAGGACCCTGCAGGGCTTCGCCGGCGCCGAGCGTCACGCCGGCGAAAGGCGGCGAGGTCTTGCCCTTGCGCACGGCCCAGCGCGCATCGTCGCCGACGACGCGGGCCGAGAAGGCGCGCCGGCGCCGGCCCGCCGCGCGGTTGCCG
The nucleotide sequence above comes from Hypericibacter terrae. Encoded proteins:
- a CDS encoding glutathione S-transferase; this translates as MRYELYYWPSIQGRGEFVRLALEEAAADYVDVVSQSGARGGVPALLRFLEGRAIEHQPFAPPFLKAGRLVIGQTANILFYLGGRHGLAPETETGRLWTHQLQLTIADLVQEVHDTHHPISTNLYYEDQRLEARRRAHDFVRTRAPKYLGYFDKMLARGKKGASYIAGPQLTYADLSLFQMIEGLRYAFPRAMTRIERKCSRVVELHDRIAARPRIAAYLASNRRPPFNEEGIFRHYKELDV
- a CDS encoding SDR family NAD(P)-dependent oxidoreductase, with the protein product MQDHPALRPGATAVITGAASGIGLAAAKRFASLGMKVCLADLGGERLDRAAAEVAALAPGGKADLRAIPTDVSKLEEVQRLKDTAFREFGGVAVLMNNAGIGNGGGPWKNYDRWRRVLDVNLWGVINGVQTFAPAMIAQGKPAAIVNTGSKQGITTPPGDTAYNVSKAGIKVLTEGLAHELRNTEGCQVTAHLLIPGFTFTGMTGAAEKPPAAWTAGQVVDFLLQGLARGDFYILCPDNDVSRATDNKRIQWAAEDIIKNRPALSRWHADYKDAFAAFMQGGDK
- a CDS encoding DsrE family protein, giving the protein MLPFLFAASAIQAGDSVTLMLFHDSVFMAVEGAGAKLIPVGPPNRYEEVAANPKVTLWACRPCVEARGLPGASLDKRVKLGGMNEFHAAAKQSDTRVISF
- a CDS encoding glutamine synthetase family protein yields the protein MNPKGLAPHSNIGASPEEAERFLAAHPEIAGVDLILTDPGGVMRGKNIRREELMAIYRHGRYMPGSILSLDITGEDVEETNLVWADGDADRLCHPVAGTLAPALWREEPTAQVLLAMHELDGRPYHADPRHALARVVKRFTDQGLTPVMAVELEFYLLDTKPGPDGKPRPAPTPGGHRARHIEVYDVNLLGEMWPVFAEIHSCAKAQGLPAQTVIHEYSPGQWEITLLHRADAMRAVDEGLMFKRLIRGVAAKHGMQACFMAKPFAGRAGSGMHIHLSIADKDGNNLFADGDKPEGSLMLRHTIGGMAATMAESMLIYAPNANSYRRFRRTSYAPVAPTWGINNRSVGLRIPAGPPSSRHIEHRPSGADANPYLAVAMALAGAHYGIERKIDPGPPITGNGYEQAKLGALPQHWSEAIEAAENSEFLKEYLGKGFFDVFLAIKKAELDRFMAEVTELDYQWYLRTT
- a CDS encoding aspartate aminotransferase family protein, whose translation is MTDRMAGIAALAVSTMTERERAHFAQSHPKSHKLAQEAHAHFPGGVPMSWMTDWSTPYPIFAKRASGAQIWDVDGNAYSDFCLGDTGSMFGHSPAPVVEALREHADKGLTYMLPTEDAIAVGELLSHRFGLPYWQMATTATDANRFVLRLARGITGRPKILVFNGCYHGTVDDTFLRLKGNHEVPRPGLIGQVQDLTAVATVVEFNDIAALESKLMEGDIAAVICEPAMTNIGMVLPDPGFHEQLRELTRRHGTLLVIDETHCISTGPGGYTRAYGLDPDFLTLGKPISGGIPSAVYGYTADVAHRIRKAQHAAPHGHSGIGTTLSANALSLRLMRVVLEHVMTPHNYSLMEAMSKSLADGVEKIIKSRALPWHVARVGARAEIVFAAKPPKNGTEAAAALIEPLEKAVHLYLLNRGVMIAPFHNMTLCCPATTKADVEKLVTALGSCVDELKKN